One Populus nigra chromosome 16, ddPopNigr1.1, whole genome shotgun sequence genomic window, tcaaatttgatcattattttttttattgttacttattttatttgaaatcatttatgaaatgttaattattgttattttaatttcttcatcttttaatttttttattttttagatttgatctctattatattgattattatttattttatctgagataatttatgaaattatattttttttcaattttattctcattcgactttttaatttataagatttattccttattattttaataaatttaaaaaaaataaaacattaataagttattttccaactcattttccatgacataaccaaacactgaatagtgtttttcaacttatttttcattacactaccaaatattagaaaataattcacttttctgaaatttattttcttaaaatttattttttaaaaaaaagttacattCCAGCAAACAGACGAGGCCTCATGTAATTGGAATTAGTTGTACCTTATCATAGGTTGATGTTATTGGAGGCCGAGATCTACAGGCTTGTTGATTTCATAGTCAGACCTGGCCCATTTTCTGTTCTGTTTGGTGAGAATATATGGGCTCTTAGGAGGGTTAATAGGCTTCTAATTATgctcaaaataaacatttaaattatagataaatgtGTAAAAATGTTGTTTAATGGAGGACAATTTGCTTGACTGGGAATATTTTATGACGgagattattttagaaaaaatttatgCAATATTTTATGAGGAGCAAtctatttgtattttctttagACTACTtcgatataataattttaatataaactttCTCAAGTCTTATGCAATACatatctttctttcaatttattctttataagtttattatttttcgCTTCGTaacttatttgttttctttacaattttttttacaacttcatttatcatttttatacgTCTTTTTTTCCCATGCAATttaacaatttttgtttttgttttgcaagTTTCTCGCAAACCTCCAAtgatttaataacataaatattttactcTCGATGTTGGCTTTATAGTTTATAAACCTCTAGATCTacgtgtttttttgtttagctAAACCTAACTGTAAGGGGCATGATATTTTTAGAATGTATTTAAGAACATactgtaaattatatttttaaaaattttaaattttttttctgcttaaaataaaaaaaaattatgttttgaaatcgttttaatgtgctaatattaaaaataatttataaaaaataaaaatattttattttaatatatttttaagtgaaaaatactttaaatagtTATCACTCCTATAATTTCAAACAGACATGATGATTTATTCAACTCAGGTTttatgttgatttgttttttattttattaaaataatgttattttaatattaaaaaaaataaaataaaaaactcaaaataatattgttttaaatattttaaaaatctagattaactaGTAAGTTAACCCGTATAACTTATATCCTAAATCCTGCGAGGTGTAGGATAGAATGGGTTTTACATAGTTATAAGACTTGGATGGCATGGCCTTGATGAGGAcagtttattaatttatttatttttcgcTTAGAAAAAACGCAAAGGAAACTAACAGAATAGATTTTCCACTCGATCTCTATCTACCTAAACTTTAGcatcttcttttatatatatatatatactggcAGCCCAGGTTTTGCTGTTGGGATGAGGCTGCGAGGACCATGTGAACACTGGAGTGAATAATTAAGTTGAAGTGGACGTAAAACTGCTTCTAATTTTAGACCATCAATATGTTCATGTTATTCTTTTCCCTGGACGGTCTGATTCGAACAATGATGGTTTTAATAAGGCAGTTTTCCATGTGTTTACTGgctttaatataaattaatttaattatataagaaaattagCTAACATCATTGGACACATTATATCTTATATTTGATTGTTCAAATTGTTTATAATTAGTATGAGAGATTTAGGTTTAGTAATTCATGTTTTTccattcaaataattatttaaaggaAGAGTATATATCTTCTTCATTGCAAGTGTTTTACGAGGAAAAAACCTTTAATGCAATTAAATTtatgaagaaaattatatttctaattattttcatgtatgtTTATTAATACAGAGAGATAATCAGTGTTTTTAATAGTCTCTTTATATATTAAACATACTTACGTCGATGGAACGCagatattaaatagaaaattaccttttaaaattaataaacagggttttagtattaatattgttattaaatcacTTAATAGCACATTATCTCATCATATGGACTATATCTTACcactaatttattatttaaaatttgagacccccaataaaagtataaaatatcatttcaaaatattttatattaataaaaatccaatttaatttatagCTAGATCTagttagattaatttttatgaggATTTTAGTTTATGAAATAATTTAGTCCAGTTTGACTGAACACATTGACATCTCAATTCTTTCCTCTTGTACTTATCCTTTAATGGTAAGTGGATTAATGACTAATTAGGGACTTGTTGTTATCTAATTGTAACAAAAAAGGTCATTAGGATTATCTTTACTAATTAACCACACCCACAAGAAACGGGGTTGCTAAGCAAGTTTTGTGCCTAGAGTCAAAGATTAGGTTAAAATCCATTTGCATGCTGATGAGTTTCAAAATGGTTGGATCggatttatacaaaataaaaaatttaataaatgtaaTGATTATCAACACTGGACCGATGCAAAGCATATGCACTGAGTAATTCCctagaaatttaataaaaggcTATTATGTGCAATGAGCCGATGGCCAAGTGATGAGCATGAGTGCTCTGATTTTGACATACTTTTGCCATGGATGCATGCACTTCGTCTTTTCCATAGGGAATTGGGCTCAACCTCTTTCTGGGTTTCCCTGCATAGTTACCATCTTTGTTCGTTCAAACCTTGGACCTTCCCTAATTTGGCAAATTTCAAAGAGGCAAGCTTGCATGCATGACAGGCAGTAGTGGTTAACAGTCACAAGTCACAACATGGCGTAataattttgttccttttttcgCTTTTGAACGAAGGGTTTTTGTGTCCTTCTGTGCCAGTCCATGTGAAGACAATGGAAGAATCAGAATCAGAATTATGGCATCATGCTTTGTGTAACATGGAGACTGATGGACTCCTCCAATGGTTACCAGTGAATCAAGAATGTTGCTAGAAACTAGAATTAGAAGTCATAAACTTGAATaactattttctttccttccttttttttttcttgggagaACTTTTCTAGTTTCTTTCCTTTGTCTGGGAGGCTAGGAGATGTGAAATTAATAGCAAagcaatcaaaatttatttctgTTGTGTCAACAGAaccagcaaaaaaataaaagcactgattttttgggtttttttatattaaaattatagtttaattaaaaaaatcaggatGACTAGATTGTTCGCTCAAGTTTAGTTACATTAACCAAGTTATAAGTTAATTTTGTTGAATCACATAATCAAGTTTTGGATTGCAAATTTCTTGGATTAACTCATAATTAACATGGTAAATtgcataattaattagatatcgtttttacactaaaatttcaaatatcatGCATGTGAAGCGCATGCACATATGaggtttctctcttttcttttcttttttttctcttctgcaGAGGTAATATATAATTGAGTTAAAGCAATAGAGGCATGCACTTTGGTAAATTGCACGACTAGGAAGGTTCTAACATGGCCTCCACAGTCAATATTGTATATATTTATCAAACTTGAAGTTGAACAAGCAGACAAGAGAGTAAAGGTagggaaaacaaagaaacaaaacctTTTCTCCTCCTACCATACTCTCATTTTCTGATCTCTACCATCTACTCCCAAATACACTCATTGtccttcattaatatttttccatctTCATAAAAGTACTGTGCTTATAGCATGGATCCTAGTTAACATTTATTTCACTGAATCATAACCTATTTATTATATTGGTGCCATCAAGCAGTTTTCAATTTCTAGCAGTGCTAAATTGCTGTGTTTTTTCCCCTCTTGACATTACCAGGAAATTAAGTGAGGTGCACCAAAAGAAGGCAGGATTCCCTATTCATAGCATTTTCCTAACAAGAGAAGAAGGCGCTTTGAAAAATGGCAAGAGGAAAGATAGCAATAACTAGGATTGAGAACCGTACAGCCAGGCAAGTCACCTTTTCCAAACGCAGGGCAGGGCTTTTCAAGAAGACCCATGAGCTCTCTGTGCTCTGTGATGCTGAAATAGGACTCATCGTCTTCTCAAGCAATGGGAAGCTTTCTGAATTCTGCAGTGAGTCgtccaggtaaaaaaaaaaaaacataaaaaaaagaccatGATGCTACAAATGGTGTAATTTGTATCTGTCTAAATCACTGATGGATTTGAAGTAGTCAGCTAATGTTTTCTTGGAGGAAAAATGAGTTCTTTGATGATACAACTAATTTTACAATGAGATGATTAATATTTTCTGTAAGTAtgtttacaattttatcatgttttaatcATATGTTTTGATCACTTCTTGTTGTCTTTTAACCCTGTAAGTCCTCTTCCAAAGTTGATAGTGATTTGTCTTAATTGATAAGATTTCTTAGCTCCTTTAGCCTCTGCAAGATCCAAAGTTTGGCCATCATTGACTCAATTTTTTGAAGCTTTTTTTCTTAAGGAATTCTGAGAAAGTTGTTGCCTTTTAGCCTTATACATGCCAttcttaaaattacaaaaaaaaggtACAAACCATTACCATTTTATCTTGACAAATGCAGCATACCACACATCATCAAAAGGTATGAAATTTCTAAAGGAATGCGCGTTTCAGAAAGCAATGACTCGGTACAAACCTCCTCTTTATCATATCCACGACCGAAATATATACATCCATACAAATGTAACTAGATGAGGGCTCTGATGTTTTGTAGCTTAATATTTTAGGAACAAATCCTGAAGGAGTTGAAAAGAATCAGGAAAGAGACAGATGATCTTCAGTTGAGTATGCGATGCTACAAAGGCGAAAGCTTGAGTTCCTTGCACTATGAGGATCTGGTTGAGCTTGAAAAGCAGTTGGAGTGCTCAGTGAACAAGGTTCGAGCTCGGAAGGTAATGCTTCGTtttatgaataaatatttttgttgatctCTTAATTGAGCACAGAATTAAAGGCATTTTCAATGCTTTGTTAAGCAATAACAACATGTATTAAATCGAGAATATGCAGAAGTGATGCTGCCGAACCTAAGATAATTAAGATTCAAAGAGCAGGGAATAcagaattttagaaaataatctcAACAACAAGAGCCCTAACCATAACTTTATTACTAAATAATTTTCTCTCTAATTGTTTTCCTAAAAAACtcgtgattataattttttaaattcgttTTAGTTCgacttttacaaaaagaaaaaaaaatcagaatccctaaacaaataaaaaaaataacataaaaactgATGGATACTGAAATTATTATGCAACTCGATTTCCCAAATCTATTGAGCTATTCGTGCATGTAAATATTTGAGTCCTAGAAAAGATGCCTCGTAATTCTCTTTATACTGTTTGGGATGCAGTTTGAGCTTCTTCAACAGCAGGTGGACAATCTGCGAAGAAAGGTAAATCATTTGTCATCTATCCCTGccatttgttattttcttgtattaattataatttattttattcttctgCCAGGAGAAAATGCTGGAGGTGGAAAATCAACAAATACAGTACCATCTTGTACGTAAATGGTTTTTTCCTTTAGGTTACAAGGTGGCCTAAACACATTGTCTTCCATCCATATTTGATTCATTGATCTAATATCTTTCATCACATACATTGCTTTCTTTTGGCATTGGATGCAGCATCAAGTCGCAACATTGGAGCAGCAACATGCAGCTGTAGCAACGGTGAAGCCAGACGAACAGCAGAGAATGCTCGAGGAATTCCAGTTTTTTGGTGATGAACAGCGTATCAGTAATCTGCTACAGCTTGCTCCTCTCCCTCCACAGTTCCAACCTTGCCGTGTCCAGCCTACACAGCCCAACCTTCAAGATTCCAGTCTCTCCATCCCTGATCCCTCCAATTACATGTGGCAACACAATGCATGCACTAGCCTATTCCATTAGCATTGCCAGTTTCCCTACCCAAAAGTTCCTTCAGGCACAAAGCAAGGCTAATGCACTTGCCTGGATTGGGTTTGGGGTTCTAATAGTACACGTTCTTTTGCTTTGGCTCTTCATCATTGAGTTCCGATGGGGCACCGCCGGTGCAGTTCTGGCATTTGACATTACCTCCTGGGGAATTGCTTTGgctgaaaaaattattagacaaactattttttttccttgtcaaaACTAGCAGTtattagacaaaaaaatatttgaggggaaaaaaaggggCTCATATTTAATACAGTGGGTTGCACCCCCTAGCAATGGACCCATCGGAGGAGCATCACTCCATTGGTCCCACAGGGAAGTTGCACAAGCACAAGCACAAGCGACTGAGCGCTAAGTAAATTTAGCTCACCAATTGCTTTGGACATCTTAACTATTTGGATgaatagttaataaaaaatattttacaactaaaaaattgaatttaaaataaataaaaatacagaactatttttattaaataataaggtCTCACTAgaaattaattcttttctttttataataaaaaatgatcaatatttttattttgattcaattgttttaaagttattaaaatcattttgtaaTTACTGGTGACTTGTAAATCCAAGAGCATTTTGGTCATATTTTATGTCACACTAAGGAGGATCTAACATGATAAGTGGGTTGGTTCTTAACATGATTAAAACTTGAAtgagatttgatttgatttttaaaaagaattaaaataattttaaaataatattattttggattaaTCTGGTTAACTCGTCCAACTTATAACTTGAGTCTTAATTTAAGTTATAAGTTAGATAAGATTTTATAACTATgaattatttccttttaaattttgtctTTATTTCATGACTAATTAAAACTTGGTTTCATCTAGTATTAAAGATGTTTGGGAATGTGattgtggttgcggttgctttcaaagtgatttttatttgaaaatgcattaaaataatattttttttattttaaaaaaattatttttgacattagcacatcaaaatgatttgaaaacattaaaaaatattaattttaaaaaataaaattattttttaaaaaaaatacttttaaaatacaacaataaacaaGACTGGAGCTAATATAGTGTGAGCATCCTTTTATCTATGCTTATTCAGTTAGTTTTTAAgctttatttcttatattataGTATCAATTACCTGTTCATCAATTTTAGCAAAACATATTTAAGCATTTGGTAAATAACGAAAATATTGCATCATATGATATAAATAAACTTAGTATCTATACAAGAAAGTCGCCAGGTAGTCTAGAATCCCACATCGAGGAAAAGCGAGAAGGGACATAAGGCAAGCGGGTATAAAATAGAAGGCCTCAGGAATGTTGAACATACTTACCTGGACGGGATCAATGGGTGATCCTGAAGGCCCATGGTCTAGGTCTGTGACCTCCATTGCACACAGGAGGGGTGCTGGCTTAAGGTCTCCCCAAGAGGGAGAGCCTACGTCAAAATTTGTGGCAGAGGGGGCTGCGCGAGTCGCGGCCCCTATCCTAACTTGGTTCAAAATTTTCTGGATTTTTgatataacaataaataaatataaaattaaaacatttagaaaaacacgatacaatcataaaaataaaagagtacaACGCAGCCTCGAACTTTAAACTATTTGGATTAATTTATCGCTTTACTGCTTCTAATTTTGTAGGAAATAAACACAACCTCAAACAAGaaacttaataaaatttattttcttaatatattcaGATCTGAAAACTAATCatgaaataatagaaataaatctTGGCGTCGATGATGTGGTTAGGTAGGAAGTACTCCACAAGCTCAAGCAACTATTTTTAAATCTCAACAGGAGTCATTTTTTCATGTACCATtagttgaattaattattttaataaaaaatgaaagtatGTTATAATTATCAAACCTGTTGGGAGATTAATCCTCaaagatttaaattattaggttaaACCATtagttgaattaattattttaataaaaataatattattatgttaGTTAAAAAGGAAAGTGCCACTGAATATATTATGGGAAGTATTTGATAcagcaaataaaattaatgcaaCAAAAACCACATCTTTTATACCAAATAATCaggagaataaaaaacaaaaaacccaaaCTCATCAAAtccaataaatcaataaatatccAGCTGCCTCCTGTCTTCCTTAAAATTTCCAGAATCCACCCCTACCTCTCTCCAAGCTCCTCTGTTTCTCTCTCTAAGaagctttgatttttcattttcaagaaCACACAGCAAAAACCCACCATGGATCTTGAAACAGAAGAGCTACAATTCTTTACCATACCAGAAATCTTGAAAGAATCCATTTCAATCCCAAAACAATCaccaaaaacttttaaactaatCACCCTTGCTTTAATCTTTCCTTTATCTTTTGCAATCTTGGCTCACTCTCTTTTTACTCATCCTCTTTTTTCACAAATTCAAGATCACCCATCAAGGCAACACACTCATCAATGGACccttcttttagtttttcaattcttttatctAATCTTTTTATTTGCCTTCTCTCTTTTATCAACTGCTGCTGTTGTTTTCACTGTTGCTTCTCTTTACACTTCAAAGCCTGTTTCTTTTTCCTCTACAATGTCTGCCATCCCTCGGGTTTTTAAGCGTTTGTTTATGACGTTCTTGTGGGTTTCTCTGTTAATGTTGGTTTATTATTCTGTTTTCTTTCTGTTCTTGGTGATTTTGATTATCGGTATTGATATTCAGAATGCCCTTTTGGTTTTGTTCTCTTTGGTGGTGATTGGTGTGCTTTTCTTGGTTGTTCATGTTTATATTACTGGACTTTGGCATTTGGCTAGTGTGGTTTCTGTTTTAGAGCCAATTTATGGATTTGCTGCTATGAAAAAGAGTTATGAGTTGTTGAAAGGGAAGATTCGTGTGGCTGGTGTTCTTGTTTTCGGGTACTTGGCTATTTGTGGATTGGTTTCTGTGATTTTTTCGACTGTTGTGGTTCATGGTGGAGATAATCATGGAGTGCTTACAAGGATTATTGTTGGTGGGTTTTTAGTTGGGGTTTTGGTGATTGTGAATTTGGTGGGATTGTTGGTGCAAAGTGTGTTTTATTACGTTTGCAAGAGCTATCATCATCAAGGGATTGATAAGACTGCCTTACATGAGCATCTTGGTGGGTATCTTGGAGAGTATGTGCCTTTGAAATCCAGCATTCAGATGGAGAATTTGGATGCTTGAGGTGGTGgaaacagagagaaagagagaattgGTATCATGAGTAAGTTGTTATGTATGGAGAGAGTTGGCATCATGTGTAAGTTATGTTTGtaatcaacttttttaaatttgtcttCTTCTCTTGTAATAAAACTGGagaagtacttttttttttttgtagttgttTGTAATTAAACTGTCAATTTAACAATGATTCTATGTTGTTAAATCTACTGGTTGTCATTGCTTAACATAGTTCCTCTTGAATTATATTTAATGGTTGACATTGCTTTAGTTGATACTTTGTGGCTTAT contains:
- the LOC133675369 gene encoding MADS-box protein defh21-like is translated as MARGKIAITRIENRTARQVTFSKRRAGLFKKTHELSVLCDAEIGLIVFSSNGKLSEFCSESSSIPHIIKRYEISKGMRVSESNDSEQILKELKRIRKETDDLQLSMRCYKGESLSSLHYEDLVELEKQLECSVNKVRARKFELLQQQVDNLRRKEKMLEVENQHFWHWMQHQVATLEQQHAAVATVKPDEQQRMLEEFQFFGDEQRISNLLQLAPLPPQFQPCRVQPTQPNLQDSSLSIPDPSNYMWQHNACTSLFH
- the LOC133676292 gene encoding uncharacterized protein LOC133676292, with product MDLETEELQFFTIPEILKESISIPKQSPKTFKLITLALIFPLSFAILAHSLFTHPLFSQIQDHPSRQHTHQWTLLLVFQFFYLIFLFAFSLLSTAAVVFTVASLYTSKPVSFSSTMSAIPRVFKRLFMTFLWVSLLMLVYYSVFFLFLVILIIGIDIQNALLVLFSLVVIGVLFLVVHVYITGLWHLASVVSVLEPIYGFAAMKKSYELLKGKIRVAGVLVFGYLAICGLVSVIFSTVVVHGGDNHGVLTRIIVGGFLVGVLVIVNLVGLLVQSVFYYVCKSYHHQGIDKTALHEHLGGYLGEYVPLKSSIQMENLDA